One Gimesia aquarii DNA segment encodes these proteins:
- a CDS encoding WxcM-like domain-containing protein, with protein sequence MVDTSDELRVLLSDSSPLVEDSRVDAPGVYYGQGVSIDKSAKIGPNAVILGHDENGNQAAVIKEEAEIGANATILSGVTVGFRARVSPGSVVTRSVPPLAIVEGNPAKIIGYVETHESENQTISINNVDSTPLGFRQTRVRGVTVHHFHKVPDLRGSLSVGEFEHEIPFVPKRYFLVYDVPTAEVRGEHAHLECGQFLIAVKGSVSVVVDDGNLRDEILLNRPQMGVYLPPMTWGIQYNYSTDAVLLVFASEFYDAEDYIRDYSKFLDLVKRRAA encoded by the coding sequence GTGGTAGATACTTCTGACGAACTGAGAGTGTTGCTCTCAGATAGCAGTCCCTTGGTGGAAGATTCGCGAGTCGATGCTCCTGGAGTTTATTATGGGCAGGGAGTCAGTATCGATAAGTCCGCAAAAATTGGTCCCAATGCTGTCATTCTTGGTCATGACGAAAACGGAAATCAGGCTGCTGTCATTAAGGAAGAGGCAGAGATCGGCGCGAATGCAACAATTCTTTCAGGTGTCACCGTGGGATTTCGTGCCCGCGTCTCTCCTGGCTCTGTAGTGACACGTTCCGTCCCTCCCCTTGCCATTGTTGAGGGGAATCCAGCCAAAATTATCGGGTATGTCGAAACCCACGAATCTGAAAACCAGACAATTAGCATCAATAACGTCGATTCAACCCCCTTGGGTTTTCGCCAGACTCGCGTACGGGGTGTCACCGTTCACCATTTTCATAAGGTTCCTGATCTCCGAGGCAGCCTTTCGGTAGGTGAATTTGAGCATGAGATTCCTTTCGTCCCCAAACGTTATTTTCTCGTATACGATGTTCCCACAGCAGAAGTACGCGGAGAACATGCCCACCTTGAGTGTGGACAATTCCTGATTGCTGTAAAAGGGAGTGTGAGCGTCGTGGTAGACGACGGTAATCTGCGTGATGAAATTTTACTTAATCGGCCTCAAATGGGAGTGTACCTCCCCCCCATGACATGGGGTATTCAATACAACTACTCAACAGATGCTGTTTTACTTGTTTTTGCGTCTGAGTTTTACGATGCAGAAGATTATATTCGAGACTATTCAAAATTTTTAGACTTAGTGAAGCGGCGTGCTGCTTAA
- a CDS encoding class I SAM-dependent methyltransferase: MQNNNITIENILTPEFLSDIDSWHGHIPFAFELIKNLKPKRFVELGTHKGDSYLAFCQAVNHYQTETECFSVDTWQGDEHAGEAPELYGENIYETLAAYHDEKYHTFSTLMKMKFDDALSSFEDGSIDLLHIDGLHTYEAVKHDFETWLPKLSNRGVILFHDTIVNYGNFGVWKLWDELLEHYPGFGFSHSYGLGVLAVGKETPEWIGDICSLDKTQFDLWKNKFEYFGNSVLSHSFKRQIHYFKNLFEQRDEQLRDLNEEKDQQLKELGENRDRQLENKDKQLNDLNEKLEQATKALAFAQMIVKRRDQRLADLNSQLEQIGKQYTGAQQIATERECQILELTSQFSK; the protein is encoded by the coding sequence ATGCAGAACAATAACATCACAATAGAAAACATCCTGACCCCTGAATTTTTGAGTGATATTGATTCTTGGCATGGACATATTCCATTTGCATTTGAATTAATCAAAAATTTGAAACCTAAACGTTTCGTAGAGTTAGGAACACATAAAGGGGATTCTTATCTAGCTTTTTGTCAGGCGGTCAATCACTACCAAACTGAAACGGAGTGTTTTTCAGTCGATACATGGCAGGGTGATGAACATGCCGGCGAAGCGCCTGAGCTGTATGGCGAAAATATCTATGAGACACTGGCAGCTTATCATGATGAAAAATATCACACATTTTCAACTCTTATGAAAATGAAGTTTGATGATGCACTCTCCAGCTTTGAGGATGGTAGCATTGATTTGTTGCACATCGATGGCTTGCACACTTATGAGGCAGTAAAGCACGATTTTGAAACCTGGTTGCCAAAACTGTCAAATAGGGGGGTCATCTTATTTCATGATACCATTGTAAATTATGGCAATTTTGGAGTCTGGAAGTTATGGGATGAATTACTGGAACACTATCCAGGATTTGGATTCTCCCACTCTTATGGGCTGGGTGTATTAGCCGTCGGCAAAGAGACGCCTGAATGGATTGGCGACATATGCTCCCTCGATAAAACACAATTTGATTTATGGAAAAATAAATTTGAATATTTTGGAAATTCTGTTTTAAGTCACTCATTTAAGAGACAAATTCACTACTTCAAAAATCTATTTGAACAAAGGGATGAGCAATTAAGAGACTTAAATGAAGAAAAAGATCAGCAATTAAAAGAGCTGGGTGAGAACAGAGATAGACAATTGGAGAATAAAGATAAACAGTTAAATGATTTGAACGAGAAGCTGGAACAAGCCACAAAAGCTCTCGCTTTTGCGCAGATGATTGTTAAGAGAAGAGATCAACGATTGGCTGATCTCAATAGCCAGCTGGAACAGATCGGAAAACAATACACTGGTGCTCAACAAATTGCTACTGAGCGAGAGTGCCAAATTTTAGAACTAACCTCGCAGTTTTCCAAGTAA